The following proteins are encoded in a genomic region of [Eubacterium] hominis:
- a CDS encoding beta-propeller fold lactonase family protein: MIGYIGSYASKDSTSVIRFTFDEQTEAFTEIKNILPWKDSKYLSVLGNDFVSILKKDKAGIGLWHMDCKESEEVLDEEITSCYVTQDQDYIYTANYHEGTLSIYAKKEHLHLQKRILIKKHAGCHQVILYKQYLLVPCLLLDKIMIFDHLHDDQLVKEIDFPKGSGPRHGVMDTNNHLYLVSELSNQLFIFHLDEELHMELLKTIDLVPEKEKAAAAAIRMSKDERFLYISIRDINQILVFDIKQGAVIQRMEARGDHPRDIALSPDDAYLFIANRFTNTLVVCKRDKESGLLTLCLNEMKAVEAVSIVFEEQEATV; the protein is encoded by the coding sequence ATGATCGGTTATATTGGAAGCTATGCGTCAAAGGATTCTACAAGCGTCATACGTTTTACCTTTGATGAGCAAACAGAAGCATTTACAGAGATAAAAAATATCCTGCCATGGAAAGACAGTAAATATTTGTCTGTCCTAGGAAATGATTTTGTGTCAATTTTAAAGAAAGATAAGGCTGGAATTGGCCTTTGGCATATGGATTGTAAAGAAAGTGAAGAAGTCTTGGATGAAGAAATCACTTCTTGTTATGTGACACAGGATCAGGATTATATTTATACAGCAAATTATCATGAAGGAACACTTTCTATCTATGCGAAAAAGGAGCATCTGCACTTACAAAAACGTATATTGATCAAGAAGCATGCAGGATGCCATCAGGTGATTTTGTATAAGCAGTATTTGCTTGTGCCATGTCTGTTGCTAGATAAGATAATGATTTTTGATCATCTTCATGATGATCAGCTTGTAAAGGAAATAGATTTTCCAAAAGGCAGTGGACCACGACATGGAGTGATGGATACAAATAATCATTTATATTTGGTCAGTGAATTAAGCAATCAGTTGTTTATCTTCCATTTGGATGAGGAACTCCATATGGAATTGTTAAAGACGATTGATTTAGTGCCGGAAAAAGAAAAAGCGGCTGCGGCAGCCATTCGTATGAGTAAAGATGAACGTTTCCTTTACATATCTATACGGGACATCAATCAGATTCTTGTATTTGATATAAAACAAGGCGCAGTCATACAGCGAATGGAAGCACGTGGTGATCATCCAAGAGATATTGCTTTATCACCTGATGATGCCTATCTGTTCATTGCGAATCGTTTTACTAACACTTTGGTGGTATGTAAACGTGATAAAGAATCTGGATTATTGACGCTTTGTTTGAATGAAATGAAAGCAGTGGAAGCTGTAAGTATTGTATTTGAAGAACAGGAGGCAACAGTATGA
- the gndA gene encoding NADP-dependent phosphogluconate dehydrogenase, whose translation MNDIAMIGLAVMGRSLALNMADHGYEVAAYNRSYALTQEMMEKYPHEHVHAYQDLKECIHSLMKPRKVMLMVKAGKPVDMVIEQLIPLLEEGDIIIDGGNSFFEDTIRREAYLKEKGLHFFGVGISGGEDGARFGPSIMPGGNQKAYEEIRHILEDICAKAEDGKACCTYIGENGAGHYVKMVHNGIEYADMQLIAEAYLLLKHAGGFDNKEIHQIFEAWNDSELNSFLIQITADIFKEKDDLGSGELLDKIVDSAAQKGTGRWTSIEALKQGVDISMITASCNARIMSNQLKQRQQAHAVYPSQKIAIQHDQSFVDDVKDGLYTAKIIAYAQGFDLLKHASNTYQWNLSFGEIASIFRAGCIIRAQFLNDIMKAYARDIKLSHLMMDEFFSSQIQKHQESLRRITSLAIEKGIAVPAMSNAISYLDMFSSTHLGANLIQAQRDYFGAHTYERIDQVGSFHHAWGHDHE comes from the coding sequence ATGAATGATATCGCAATGATTGGACTTGCGGTCATGGGTAGAAGTCTTGCCTTAAATATGGCAGACCATGGATATGAAGTTGCCGCATATAATCGAAGCTATGCTTTAACACAGGAAATGATGGAAAAATATCCTCATGAACATGTACATGCCTATCAGGATTTGAAAGAATGTATCCATTCACTTATGAAACCGCGTAAAGTCATGTTGATGGTAAAAGCGGGAAAACCAGTGGATATGGTGATTGAACAACTTATACCCTTGTTGGAGGAAGGCGATATCATCATTGATGGTGGTAATTCTTTCTTTGAGGATACCATTCGAAGAGAAGCATATCTAAAAGAAAAAGGGCTGCATTTCTTTGGCGTTGGTATCTCTGGTGGAGAAGATGGTGCACGTTTTGGCCCAAGTATCATGCCTGGAGGAAATCAGAAAGCATATGAAGAAATACGACATATATTAGAAGATATCTGTGCAAAGGCAGAAGATGGCAAAGCCTGTTGTACATATATCGGAGAAAATGGCGCAGGTCATTATGTGAAAATGGTACACAATGGAATTGAATATGCAGATATGCAGCTGATTGCCGAGGCTTATTTGTTATTGAAACATGCAGGTGGATTTGATAATAAAGAAATTCATCAAATCTTTGAAGCATGGAATGATAGTGAATTAAACAGTTTCCTGATTCAGATCACAGCGGATATCTTTAAGGAAAAAGATGATCTAGGTAGTGGTGAGCTGTTGGATAAAATCGTTGACAGTGCAGCCCAAAAGGGTACGGGGCGATGGACTAGCATAGAAGCTTTAAAACAAGGTGTGGATATCTCAATGATTACAGCATCCTGTAATGCACGAATCATGTCGAATCAATTGAAACAACGCCAACAGGCACATGCTGTATATCCATCACAAAAGATTGCTATTCAGCATGATCAAAGTTTTGTGGATGATGTAAAAGATGGCTTATATACCGCTAAGATTATTGCTTATGCGCAAGGCTTTGACCTTTTAAAACATGCGTCCAACACGTATCAATGGAATCTTTCCTTTGGTGAAATTGCATCGATATTTCGGGCAGGATGTATCATTCGGGCACAGTTTTTAAATGATATTATGAAAGCATACGCAAGAGATATAAAATTATCCCATTTAATGATGGATGAATTCTTCTCATCACAGATACAAAAGCATCAGGAAAGTCTGCGACGTATCACTTCACTGGCGATAGAAAAAGGAATCGCAGTACCGGCTATGAGCAATGCAATTTCCTATCTGGATATGTTTTCATCTACACATTTGGGTGCTAATCTGATTCAGGCACAGCGTGATTACTTTGGCGCACATACGTATGAAAGAATTGATCAGGTGGGATCTTTCCACCATGCATGGGGACATGATCATGAATGA
- the zwf gene encoding glucose-6-phosphate dehydrogenase, giving the protein MNDLTLTIFGGTGDLTYRKLLPALYNLYVSKQVVNIRIVIVGRRAYDHESYCEVIKPWIKQFVRLPYRDQAFQMFCDQLSYYQMDFTDEQAYLPLQAFYQKHQMNHHIFYLAVAPRFFDIIAKGLHHVTNANMGSVVIEKPFGEDLISAKALNKELEAFFTKDRVYHIDHYLGKEMVRNIQAIRFTNPIFSNIWSHEYIEHVQINAMEEVGVENRGSYYDHSGALKDMVQNHLFQILSIIAMEPMNLYTRDEMHARQLQVLKHLRPVSNLNIEDTMVLGQYFDYQKEPSVASDSQTETYAALRLFIDNQRWQDTPFYIRTGKKLDRREMEVIITFKRVMPDVDPNILIIKIQPNEGVYVRFNIKKPGNSEDIVPASMDFCQSCLDINRINTPEAYERLLLAVMQQDSSWFSKWDQIEASWQYVEELKQRYHKENLPIYDYLSYSSGPQAADVLLSKHQHAWQKSS; this is encoded by the coding sequence ATGAATGATCTGACGCTTACCATCTTTGGAGGAACCGGAGATCTGACCTATCGAAAACTGCTGCCGGCATTATATAATCTATATGTATCGAAACAGGTTGTGAATATACGAATTGTCATTGTTGGAAGAAGAGCGTATGATCATGAGAGCTATTGTGAAGTGATAAAACCATGGATCAAACAGTTTGTTCGTCTGCCATATCGTGACCAGGCATTTCAAATGTTCTGTGATCAGCTTTCCTATTATCAGATGGATTTCACAGATGAACAAGCATATCTGCCTTTACAAGCGTTTTATCAAAAACATCAGATGAATCATCATATTTTCTACCTTGCGGTGGCACCACGTTTCTTTGATATCATCGCAAAAGGCTTACACCATGTCACAAATGCAAATATGGGAAGTGTTGTTATTGAAAAACCTTTTGGTGAAGATCTAATTTCTGCCAAAGCTTTAAATAAAGAGCTGGAAGCATTCTTCACAAAGGATCGTGTCTATCATATCGATCACTATCTGGGCAAAGAAATGGTACGAAATATTCAGGCCATTCGTTTTACGAATCCTATATTTTCAAATATATGGAGCCATGAATATATTGAACATGTACAAATCAATGCCATGGAAGAAGTTGGTGTGGAGAATCGTGGATCCTATTATGATCACAGCGGTGCTTTAAAAGATATGGTACAAAATCATCTCTTTCAGATTTTGAGTATCATTGCGATGGAGCCAATGAATCTTTACACACGGGATGAAATGCATGCTCGTCAGCTACAAGTATTAAAACACCTTCGTCCTGTTTCTAACTTGAATATCGAAGATACCATGGTATTGGGACAATATTTTGATTATCAGAAAGAACCATCTGTGGCAAGTGATTCCCAAACGGAAACATATGCAGCACTACGTTTATTTATTGATAACCAACGCTGGCAGGATACACCTTTCTACATTCGTACGGGAAAGAAACTGGATCGAAGAGAAATGGAAGTCATCATCACATTCAAGCGTGTTATGCCAGATGTGGATCCTAATATATTAATCATTAAGATACAGCCAAATGAAGGCGTCTATGTAAGATTTAATATCAAGAAGCCAGGCAATAGTGAAGACATCGTGCCAGCCAGTATGGATTTTTGTCAGAGTTGTTTAGATATCAATCGTATCAATACACCAGAAGCTTATGAACGCCTGTTGCTTGCTGTAATGCAACAAGACAGCTCATGGTTTTCTAAATGGGATCAGATTGAAGCAAGCTGGCAATATGTTGAAGAACTAAAACAACGATATCATAAAGAAAACTTGCCAATATATGATTATCTTTCCTACAGCAGTGGACCACAAGCCGCAGATGTGTTACTATCAAAACATCAGCACGCATGGCAGAAAAGCAGCTAA
- a CDS encoding inorganic pyrophosphatase, with translation MERKIVTVTIDRKLGSKHPHFDMIYPINYGYIKGIMGGDGEEQDAYIVGVDTPLDSFTGEVIAVVERFNDCEEKWVVAQTGSEYTKEELEKLLEFQEKYFQHEIHVMDK, from the coding sequence ATGGAAAGAAAAATTGTGACCGTTACGATTGATCGAAAACTAGGCAGCAAACACCCGCACTTTGATATGATCTATCCCATCAATTATGGATATATCAAAGGAATCATGGGTGGTGATGGTGAGGAACAGGATGCCTATATCGTTGGGGTAGATACACCATTAGATTCATTCACAGGAGAAGTGATCGCGGTAGTAGAACGCTTTAATGATTGTGAAGAAAAATGGGTTGTCGCACAAACAGGCAGTGAATATACAAAAGAAGAATTAGAAAAATTATTAGAATTTCAGGAAAAATATTTCCAGCATGAAATTCATGTGATGGATAAGTAA
- a CDS encoding alpha/beta hydrolase: MNVYSIILCILLIFFIICMGIGLYFFHQAIDAKSEKPFISVNPHDTLTSDDHWYLQNKFVRHITMEKDGLKLHASTISNKGNAWVVIVHGYMGRLEDMISQARQFYERGYNVLLPDLRGHGRSDGNIIGFGYLDGLDILDWCKELEKQGASDILLYGVSMGAASVMMCADVEGYPIRAIIEDCGFSTLKGQLTHIVKRMVPKVPSGFLIFCLSLVLKIKAGYRISDVDCMKHISHARVPMLFLHGDHDSFISMHMMEDLYAVCPGQKEKMIIKGGRHASNDKLRPEEYWQCINDFLDKYVKI; encoded by the coding sequence ATGAACGTATATAGTATTATTTTATGTATCCTATTGATATTTTTTATCATATGTATGGGGATCGGGTTATATTTTTTCCATCAGGCAATTGATGCGAAATCAGAAAAGCCTTTTATATCGGTGAACCCTCACGACACTTTAACAAGTGATGACCACTGGTATCTTCAAAATAAGTTTGTGCGTCATATCACAATGGAAAAAGATGGTTTAAAGCTTCATGCCAGCACCATCTCAAATAAAGGAAATGCATGGGTTGTCATTGTTCATGGCTATATGGGGCGTTTGGAAGATATGATTTCTCAGGCACGACAGTTTTATGAGCGTGGATATAATGTATTATTGCCAGATTTAAGAGGGCATGGAAGAAGTGATGGCAACATTATAGGATTTGGCTATTTGGATGGTTTGGATATTTTAGATTGGTGTAAAGAATTAGAGAAACAAGGCGCCAGCGATATTTTATTATATGGTGTTTCCATGGGTGCTGCCAGTGTAATGATGTGTGCGGATGTGGAAGGTTATCCGATTCGTGCCATTATCGAAGATTGTGGTTTTTCCACATTGAAAGGACAATTAACCCATATTGTGAAACGTATGGTCCCAAAAGTTCCCAGTGGATTTTTAATCTTTTGTTTATCCTTAGTGTTAAAAATCAAGGCGGGCTATCGTATATCTGATGTGGATTGTATGAAACATATATCACATGCAAGGGTACCGATGTTATTTTTACATGGGGATCATGACAGCTTTATTTCCATGCATATGATGGAGGATTTGTATGCTGTATGCCCGGGTCAAAAGGAAAAAATGATTATCAAAGGTGGTCGTCATGCGAGCAATGATAAACTACGCCCTGAAGAATATTGGCAATGCATAAATGATTTTTTAGATAAATATGTAAAAATATAA
- a CDS encoding GNAT family N-acetyltransferase: MPKELDVKNTILESKRLILRGWQKEDLDDLYQIFTDPAISEMSGCPTISSMEEAQTLMKMFQDMNKVFALVWKENGKVIGSLDLETPQFDFGEAYKNAYGKDVGCILHQDYWGNNIMVEATDLVVDYCFQQLQCDYMCCGHFKDNPQSERLIEKMGFHYQRDVIFHPQTGGEKAGKLYLLDRKEKEYENKS; this comes from the coding sequence ATGCCAAAAGAATTAGATGTAAAAAATACCATTTTAGAATCCAAACGATTGATCTTAAGAGGATGGCAAAAAGAAGATCTTGATGATTTATATCAGATATTCACAGATCCTGCCATCTCAGAAATGTCTGGATGTCCCACCATATCCTCCATGGAAGAAGCACAGACGTTAATGAAGATGTTTCAGGATATGAATAAAGTATTTGCCCTTGTCTGGAAAGAAAATGGCAAAGTAATCGGTTCACTTGATTTAGAAACGCCACAATTTGATTTCGGTGAAGCATACAAAAATGCCTATGGAAAAGATGTTGGATGTATCCTGCATCAAGATTACTGGGGTAATAACATTATGGTAGAAGCTACTGATTTGGTGGTTGATTATTGTTTCCAACAGCTACAATGTGATTACATGTGTTGTGGCCATTTCAAAGACAATCCTCAATCAGAACGACTGATTGAAAAAATGGGATTTCATTATCAACGGGATGTGATCTTTCATCCACAAACAGGAGGAGAAAAAGCTGGTAAGCTTTATTTATTAGATCGAAAGGAAAAGGAATATGAGAACAAAAGCTGA
- a CDS encoding M20/M25/M40 family metallo-hydrolase, translated as MRTKAENIEMIKQFSNANGVSGFEDEVVSLAKKYAPQNSVVKEDHLRNTYIYQTKQTQKKPLVLIDAHSDEVGFIIQAIKPNGTMVFLPLGGWVPDTIPASKVRVKNAEGKYISGIVAAKPPHFMKDREHPESLSMQEMVIDVGATSKEEVINQLHIHIGAPVVPDVSCTYEEERDLFLGKAFDCRIGCACVMETLAHIQNDDVEVIGTLSAQEEVGERGMDLVTKTIHPDIAICFEGCPADDTFQEDWMIQTALRKGPMLRHFDKSMITNPRFQRYALDLAKQLGIPCQESVRSGGGTNGAMLHVSNNGTPTIIIGVPVRYIHSHHGFTTYQDFENSVKLAYEIVNRLNKSQIDTF; from the coding sequence ATGAGAACAAAAGCTGAAAATATTGAAATGATCAAACAGTTTTCAAATGCCAATGGTGTTAGTGGCTTTGAAGATGAAGTAGTATCACTCGCAAAAAAATATGCGCCACAGAACAGTGTTGTAAAAGAAGACCATTTAAGAAACACATATATCTATCAAACAAAACAAACACAGAAAAAACCGCTTGTCTTAATTGATGCACATAGTGATGAAGTAGGTTTTATCATACAGGCGATAAAACCCAATGGTACGATGGTATTTTTACCATTGGGAGGATGGGTGCCAGACACCATTCCTGCCTCAAAAGTACGTGTAAAAAATGCAGAAGGTAAATATATCAGTGGTATTGTAGCCGCAAAACCACCACATTTCATGAAAGACCGGGAACATCCAGAAAGCTTGTCTATGCAGGAAATGGTCATTGATGTTGGCGCCACAAGCAAAGAAGAAGTGATTAATCAATTACATATTCATATCGGTGCTCCTGTCGTACCAGATGTCAGCTGTACCTATGAGGAAGAACGTGACTTATTTTTAGGTAAAGCATTTGATTGTCGTATAGGATGTGCGTGTGTGATGGAAACATTAGCCCATATCCAAAATGATGATGTAGAAGTCATTGGTACACTATCTGCTCAGGAAGAAGTTGGTGAACGAGGCATGGATTTAGTCACAAAAACCATTCATCCAGATATCGCCATTTGTTTTGAAGGCTGTCCTGCGGATGATACCTTTCAGGAGGATTGGATGATACAAACAGCACTTCGTAAAGGGCCAATGCTACGTCACTTTGATAAAAGTATGATCACCAATCCAAGATTTCAACGCTATGCATTAGACTTAGCGAAACAATTAGGCATCCCATGTCAGGAAAGTGTCAGAAGCGGTGGCGGTACCAATGGTGCTATGTTGCATGTGTCAAATAACGGCACACCTACGATTATCATTGGTGTACCTGTTCGATATATCCATTCCCACCATGGATTTACCACTTATCAAGACTTTGAAAACAGTGTAAAACTGGCATATGAAATCGTAAATCGCTTAAACAAATCACAAATTGATACCTTCTAA
- a CDS encoding N-acetylmuramoyl-L-alanine amidase — protein MKRKHYILGIAMIATILASACMLSHIQSINASRTYHSLSGVSIILDPGHGGKDDGARAGNVKEQEINLKIAKKLETLLKNNGASVTLTRTGAYDLASANATNRKREDMKKRMEIINADKTDLFLSIHLNAYPNTSVKGAQAFYEKDNEVSKVFADIIQKNFKKLTGTNMTSKTGDYYILNNANKIGSLVECGFLSNDEDRTKLVTDEYQQDIAECLCNSVLEYFSFLS, from the coding sequence ATGAAAAGAAAACATTATATCCTAGGCATCGCCATGATCGCAACCATATTGGCATCAGCCTGTATGTTGTCACATATCCAAAGCATCAATGCATCAAGAACCTATCATTCTTTATCAGGCGTCAGTATCATTTTGGACCCCGGACACGGTGGAAAAGACGATGGTGCTAGAGCAGGCAATGTCAAGGAACAGGAAATTAATCTAAAAATCGCAAAGAAACTGGAAACACTCTTAAAAAACAACGGTGCCAGTGTCACTCTTACAAGAACTGGCGCCTATGATTTAGCCAGTGCAAATGCCACCAATCGTAAAAGAGAAGATATGAAAAAACGCATGGAAATCATCAATGCAGATAAAACAGACTTATTTCTAAGCATTCATTTAAATGCATATCCCAATACATCCGTAAAAGGGGCACAGGCATTTTATGAAAAAGATAATGAAGTATCCAAAGTATTCGCAGATATCATACAAAAGAATTTCAAAAAATTAACAGGAACTAATATGACAAGTAAAACAGGTGATTATTATATCCTGAATAATGCAAATAAAATCGGTTCACTTGTGGAATGTGGATTTCTATCGAATGATGAAGATCGAACAAAACTAGTAACTGATGAATATCAACAAGATATTGCAGAATGTTTATGCAACAGTGTTTTAGAATATTTCAGTTTTCTATCGTAA
- a CDS encoding ATP-binding cassette domain-containing protein has protein sequence MKLEIKQLVKNYGSFTALDHISYTFENGIYALLGPNGAGKSTFMNILAMLLKETQGEIILDGKPLVKQKKSFLNMLGYMPQQQCLYEDFTLKDFMYYIGNLKGMKKQEIISRSQYLVKEVKLEDVFYKKLSAFSGGMKQRAMLAATLINDPKILILDEPTAGLDPMKRMEMQNMIASFAKDKIVLIATHVVSDVEFISSKFIFLKEGHIILQGDRISILECLDQKVKEREITIEEYQKYKQANIVSSIYYRHDKLFARIIDDHDEYSGEVITPEISDVYFYLFRDEKDAVL, from the coding sequence ATGAAACTGGAAATTAAACAATTGGTAAAAAATTATGGATCATTTACTGCATTGGATCACATATCGTATACCTTTGAAAATGGAATTTATGCATTGCTAGGCCCAAATGGCGCAGGAAAATCGACGTTTATGAATATTCTGGCAATGCTGCTGAAAGAAACACAAGGAGAAATCATATTAGATGGAAAACCTTTAGTGAAACAGAAAAAGAGTTTTTTAAATATGTTAGGCTATATGCCACAACAACAATGTTTATACGAAGATTTTACATTAAAGGATTTTATGTACTATATTGGCAATTTAAAAGGCATGAAGAAACAGGAAATCATTTCCCGTAGTCAATATTTGGTAAAAGAAGTAAAACTAGAAGATGTTTTCTATAAAAAGCTATCAGCCTTTTCTGGAGGAATGAAACAGCGTGCAATGCTTGCGGCAACCTTGATCAATGACCCAAAGATTTTAATTCTAGATGAGCCAACAGCTGGGTTAGATCCAATGAAACGAATGGAAATGCAAAATATGATTGCGAGTTTTGCGAAAGATAAAATCGTTTTAATTGCGACGCATGTTGTCAGTGATGTAGAATTCATATCTAGTAAATTCATCTTCCTAAAAGAAGGACATATTATTTTACAGGGAGATCGTATTAGTATATTAGAGTGCTTAGATCAAAAGGTAAAGGAAAGAGAAATAACAATAGAAGAATATCAGAAATATAAACAGGCAAATATCGTCAGCTCTATCTATTATCGTCATGATAAATTGTTTGCCAGAATCATTGACGATCATGATGAATATTCAGGAGAAGTGATCACACCAGAAATCAGTGATGTATATTTTTACTTGTTCAGGGATGAAAAAGATGCTGTATTATGA